From a single Bacillus pumilus genomic region:
- a CDS encoding SMI1/KNR4 family protein: MGYEFIKKNEENSFFLVTEKEIIDVEKELELKFPKELINFYIEVGYGFIKGSEFNINRIMDPYSVRDFRLRANDFEFYPDIEIYDEFENNKLIFFEANETALMSIELNEKDRSAIYYYDVQIANSLEEFLTKIQENDKYYLDLLVD; this comes from the coding sequence ATGGGATATGAATTTATTAAGAAAAACGAAGAAAATAGTTTTTTTTTAGTAACTGAAAAAGAAATAATAGATGTCGAAAAGGAACTTGAATTAAAGTTTCCCAAAGAGTTAATCAATTTTTATATAGAGGTAGGTTATGGTTTTATTAAAGGGTCTGAGTTTAACATTAATCGTATTATGGATCCTTATTCTGTAAGAGACTTTCGATTAAGGGCTAATGATTTTGAATTCTATCCTGACATTGAAATCTATGATGAATTTGAGAATAATAAATTAATATTTTTTGAAGCAAATGAGACAGCTTTAATGTCAATTGAATTGAATGAAAAGGATAGAAGCGCAATATACTATTACGATGTACAAATCGCTAATTCTTTAGAGGAATTTTTAACTAAGATTCAAGAGAACGATAAATATTATCTAGATTTACTAGTAGACTAA
- a CDS encoding T7SS effector LXG polymorphic toxin, with product MKTLDAFALINGIDQTLNTLKQQSQQISSIEKQIHQIISLDGALKGEAGQAIRAFYTECHIPFLQFFQVVMEEYSTALKNTKQALHALESNQHGFISQAFIEHELDQGLKKAERTISEIVTDVNHAIGRIGHIVHLPNVDESAFQQNYQKAWLETSRTIGLLHSFDREQTSALHETKSSLQTMKQYIGTLSTMFTSPKINITTYQKGSIFKNDKEEKISSTISGLNDKIDNPKDNPMMLMLKKLREKEQANVETVVREKPSSTINQTTVTLNGKVYDINEYKKINFENAKTVEVLRDGMLYRLRISEKNKVTIESVKPISEVKTGDQPQNILNTAVEFTGINDAIRAITGRDPVTGDKVADMDRLVSGVYMVPSANIVKVGKYVFKIIKGEKVAKRVEKSAKGIGRGEQILDKVKTYEQARNKTVDLVGDLGPNAQPYTGTLKSSAGYGKVVGRQSADGKVRWRLDYDPNKGPHINIEDFRNGKGANAKKIAIPFEGNEGTFKSLLKHLNR from the coding sequence ATGAAAACCCTTGACGCCTTTGCGCTAATAAACGGAATTGACCAAACGCTGAATACATTAAAGCAGCAATCACAACAGATCAGCTCCATAGAAAAACAAATCCATCAGATCATCTCACTTGATGGCGCACTAAAGGGAGAGGCGGGACAAGCCATTCGCGCCTTTTATACAGAATGTCATATTCCCTTCCTGCAATTCTTTCAGGTCGTCATGGAGGAATACAGCACTGCGCTGAAAAACACAAAGCAGGCGCTTCATGCACTTGAATCAAATCAGCACGGCTTTATATCACAAGCATTTATTGAACACGAACTTGATCAAGGATTAAAAAAAGCTGAACGAACGATATCTGAGATTGTAACGGATGTGAACCATGCTATCGGTAGAATTGGTCATATTGTTCATTTGCCAAATGTAGACGAATCAGCTTTTCAGCAAAACTATCAAAAAGCATGGCTCGAGACCTCAAGAACCATTGGTCTGCTTCATTCATTTGACAGGGAGCAAACAAGTGCTTTACATGAAACAAAAAGCTCCCTTCAAACAATGAAGCAATACATAGGCACTTTGAGCACCATGTTCACTAGCCCAAAAATCAACATCACCACCTATCAAAAAGGATCTATTTTCAAAAATGACAAAGAAGAAAAAATAAGCAGTACTATCAGTGGATTAAATGACAAAATAGACAACCCAAAAGACAATCCGATGATGCTCATGCTGAAGAAACTGAGAGAGAAAGAACAGGCGAATGTGGAGACGGTTGTTCGGGAAAAGCCGTCTAGCACAATCAATCAAACGACCGTCACCTTAAATGGAAAAGTATATGATATCAATGAGTACAAAAAGATCAACTTCGAAAATGCCAAAACGGTTGAGGTCTTGCGAGACGGAATGCTGTATCGGTTACGAATATCTGAAAAGAACAAAGTAACGATTGAGAGCGTTAAACCGATTTCTGAAGTGAAAACAGGCGATCAACCCCAAAATATCTTAAATACAGCGGTCGAATTTACAGGAATAAACGACGCAATTCGAGCGATTACAGGAAGAGATCCAGTAACAGGTGATAAAGTCGCGGATATGGATCGTTTGGTATCAGGGGTGTACATGGTTCCAAGCGCTAACATTGTTAAAGTGGGGAAATATGTTTTTAAGATTATTAAAGGGGAGAAGGTAGCTAAGAGGGTTGAGAAGAGTGCAAAGGGTATTGGAAGAGGAGAACAAATATTAGATAAAGTTAAAACCTATGAACAAGCCAGAAATAAGACAGTAGACTTAGTTGGAGACCTAGGACCCAATGCACAACCATATACAGGTACGCTTAAGTCGAGTGCTGGGTATGGTAAAGTTGTTGGTAGGCAGTCTGCTGACGGAAAAGTAAGATGGAGATTAGATTATGATCCTAATAAGGGACCACATATAAATATTGAAGATTTTCGTAATGGTAAAGGAGCTAATGCAAAGAAAATCGCTATACCATTTGAAGGTAACGAAGGTACTTTTAAATCTTTATTAAAACACTTGAATAGATAA
- a CDS encoding YwqI/YxiC family protein, translated as MSREIKIDASEIKRVLQHAKQSGAQMNATLPTTMKGRNQLQTADTLEKINQQLNELSTSYIGILQKQLVQTEQAVNTMIETDKALASSSKRK; from the coding sequence ATGAGTAGAGAAATCAAAATAGATGCCAGTGAAATTAAACGAGTGTTACAACATGCAAAACAATCAGGCGCTCAAATGAATGCAACACTTCCAACAACCATGAAAGGGAGAAACCAGCTTCAGACAGCAGACACATTAGAAAAGATCAATCAACAGTTGAACGAATTAAGCACATCCTACATAGGCATTCTGCAAAAACAGCTTGTACAAACAGAACAAGCGGTGAACACCATGATTGAAACGGACAAGGCGCTTGCCTCCAGCAGTAAAAGAAAATAA
- a CDS encoding YwqH-like family protein, which produces MSGAIIGYTTALYSLKADISIKKEQIIELKMCRKEIKEAKSALADANKKMTYPDLTSHTWFGHLADTFDDIRDEMASASQEIKGVQLTHLVNRIDEKISDLKSDIHSLEHEVHSVERKIEKEKQKQLEEKRGKSHE; this is translated from the coding sequence ATGTCTGGAGCCATCATCGGTTATACAACGGCCTTGTATTCGTTAAAGGCTGACATATCCATAAAAAAAGAACAAATCATAGAACTCAAGATGTGTCGAAAAGAAATAAAAGAAGCAAAATCGGCTCTGGCAGATGCTAACAAGAAAATGACTTATCCAGATCTGACATCACATACATGGTTTGGCCATCTTGCAGATACGTTTGATGACATTCGAGACGAGATGGCATCCGCCAGTCAAGAGATTAAAGGTGTACAGCTAACCCATCTAGTGAATCGAATTGATGAGAAAATCAGTGACCTAAAATCAGACATTCATTCGTTAGAACATGAGGTCCATTCTGTTGAAAGAAAAATAGAGAAAGAAAAGCAGAAGCAATTGGAAGAAAAAAGAGGGAAGTCACATGAGTAG
- a CDS encoding TRAP transporter large permease subunit codes for MGFIALIVFIAVIIIWNVIVKRNMGEAMLLGFIATTLFGGMDALRLFWDGLIFASTYEVLYAAVAFVFMAYLIEKLELIHALLRILNSVVGRLPGGAAYMSTLGSAVLGALSGSNSANTAATGSITASWMIKSGWSRTHTATMLAGNGGLGAALPPNSSMFIMLGFAPVAALVSEGDLYIALLIGGLYQVLYRFILVYILVRKNKIQAMPPDDIVPFREAVKQGWKSIFIFFGALIPIIMTIGPLADYLKSNPNIGPEAMDQISLITWIPILMMLISLTIGRKKASALDWSQFFKSAIPKFTTIGALMLFAVAASQVLAELGLAEDLTQITSVLTIPKWLMVLIVGVLVTLVAGPLSSTATLTAVGLVSFSALISVGVDPVVAVVAILAFSSTEGASPPASGSIFIASGLAGARPEKTFIPLILYYMLPIVGIGWLIGMEILPV; via the coding sequence ATGGGTTTTATTGCGTTGATTGTATTCATAGCTGTCATTATTATATGGAATGTCATCGTCAAACGAAATATGGGAGAGGCCATGCTGTTAGGATTTATTGCAACTACTTTGTTTGGCGGAATGGATGCGCTTAGACTGTTCTGGGATGGTTTAATTTTTGCATCCACATATGAAGTGCTTTATGCAGCCGTCGCTTTTGTATTCATGGCCTATTTAATCGAAAAGCTGGAATTAATTCATGCGCTTTTGCGCATCCTGAATTCGGTTGTCGGCAGACTTCCAGGTGGAGCAGCTTATATGAGTACGTTAGGTTCAGCAGTCTTAGGTGCCCTTTCAGGTTCAAATTCTGCAAATACAGCTGCCACTGGCTCTATCACGGCTTCTTGGATGATTAAATCAGGCTGGAGCCGAACTCATACAGCCACTATGCTAGCAGGAAATGGGGGACTTGGAGCGGCACTTCCTCCGAACTCTTCCATGTTTATCATGCTCGGTTTTGCACCAGTTGCAGCCCTTGTATCAGAAGGAGATTTATATATTGCTCTTTTAATAGGCGGACTGTATCAAGTCTTATACCGATTTATTCTTGTGTATATTTTGGTGAGAAAAAATAAAATTCAAGCCATGCCGCCAGATGATATCGTCCCCTTTAGAGAAGCTGTGAAACAAGGGTGGAAATCGATTTTTATCTTTTTCGGTGCCTTGATCCCGATCATCATGACGATTGGTCCTCTTGCAGATTATTTGAAAAGTAATCCGAATATCGGGCCAGAAGCAATGGATCAAATTTCTCTAATTACGTGGATTCCAATTCTCATGATGCTGATTAGTTTAACAATTGGAAGAAAAAAAGCATCTGCTTTAGATTGGTCTCAGTTTTTTAAATCAGCCATTCCTAAATTCACAACAATTGGTGCTTTGATGCTATTTGCTGTTGCGGCTAGTCAGGTGCTTGCTGAATTAGGACTCGCAGAAGATTTGACGCAAATCACATCAGTACTGACCATTCCTAAGTGGCTCATGGTGCTCATTGTTGGTGTTCTTGTCACGCTGGTGGCTGGACCATTATCTTCAACAGCCACATTAACAGCTGTTGGTCTTGTATCATTTTCAGCGTTAATTTCAGTTGGAGTGGATCCGGTTGTCGCTGTTGTCGCCATTCTCGCCTTTTCATCAACAGAAGGCGCTTCCCCGCCTGCATCAGGGTCAATCTTCATCGCTTCTGGTCTTGCAGGCGCCCGGCCGGAGAAAACATTTATACCGCTTATTCTCTACTATATGCTGCCGATTGTAGGAATTGGCTGGCTCATCGGAATGGAAATACTTCCAGTATAG
- a CDS encoding NAD(P)-dependent oxidoreductase has product MKIGFIGYGEAAYELSTGLKTEGLDHFYAYDVLLQNENLAGALKEKAARTGVELTNSISEVIEKADIVIAAVPANKTLEVAQSVLGSLKEKQVYVDVSASTPDIKKQAANEIEKEKALFVDAAMLGSLPVNKHKVPITASGSGTDRFIELTKEYGMNITKISDQPGDASALKLIRSIYMKGIVGLLIEFLEISKKYKVEDQAIASLSETMDSKSFEETMNRLVTGSALHAKRRAVELLGSIEMLDAAHIDAGMSRAAQQKLERLADFHFAERFDGEKPASWEEVIDVMQQG; this is encoded by the coding sequence ATGAAGATAGGTTTTATCGGTTATGGAGAAGCGGCGTATGAGTTGTCAACAGGATTGAAAACAGAAGGATTAGACCATTTTTATGCGTATGATGTACTATTACAGAATGAGAATCTTGCGGGAGCGCTGAAAGAAAAAGCAGCTCGTACAGGAGTCGAATTGACAAATAGTATCAGTGAAGTCATTGAAAAAGCTGATATTGTCATTGCAGCTGTACCAGCCAATAAGACGTTAGAAGTGGCTCAATCTGTATTAGGAAGTTTGAAAGAGAAGCAAGTGTATGTAGATGTATCAGCATCCACACCAGACATCAAAAAACAAGCAGCAAACGAAATTGAAAAAGAAAAAGCGCTGTTTGTAGATGCTGCCATGCTTGGATCTCTTCCAGTGAACAAACATAAGGTTCCAATCACGGCAAGCGGAAGTGGAACAGATCGATTCATTGAATTAACGAAAGAATACGGTATGAATATTACAAAAATCAGTGATCAGCCAGGAGATGCTTCAGCCTTAAAACTAATAAGAAGCATTTATATGAAAGGAATCGTCGGTTTACTTATTGAATTTTTGGAAATTTCCAAAAAATATAAAGTGGAAGATCAGGCCATCGCTTCTCTCAGCGAAACGATGGACAGTAAAAGCTTTGAAGAGACGATGAATCGTCTTGTGACAGGGAGTGCATTACATGCAAAAAGACGAGCGGTCGAACTACTTGGCTCTATTGAAATGCTTGATGCAGCTCATATTGATGCGGGTATGTCTCGGGCAGCACAACAAAAGCTAGAGAGGCTAGCAGACTTTCACTTTGCTGAACGATTTGATGGGGAAAAACCAGCCAGCTGGGAAGAAGTCATTGACGTGATGCAGCAAGGATAA
- a CDS encoding RraA family protein → MSTVQSVSNDLIDRAKKLNSTLLSDVMGCTGAMDYQIKPVATGMNVVGTAFTVSLRPGDNLFLHQAIYSAQEGDVLIVDGKDHRGHAYLGELMASSAKAVGIEGIVIDGLVRDKVALEELAFPIYSKGFTPNGPFKDGPGELNETISCGGVNVSPGDLVIGDDDGVVIVPKEKAEEMLSRAEEKLAYEHQRLKTIQHYMSEGKKDISLLAPAWLEGRMKKYQG, encoded by the coding sequence ATGAGTACTGTTCAATCTGTGTCAAATGATCTAATAGATCGGGCAAAAAAGCTCAACTCGACCTTGTTGTCGGATGTGATGGGATGTACTGGTGCAATGGATTATCAGATCAAGCCAGTTGCGACAGGCATGAATGTAGTAGGTACAGCTTTTACCGTTAGCTTGCGGCCAGGGGATAATCTGTTTCTTCATCAAGCCATTTATTCTGCTCAAGAAGGAGATGTACTCATCGTGGATGGGAAAGATCATAGGGGTCATGCCTATTTAGGAGAATTAATGGCCAGTTCAGCAAAAGCTGTTGGTATAGAAGGGATCGTGATTGACGGTCTTGTCCGCGATAAAGTGGCGTTAGAGGAATTAGCTTTTCCAATCTATAGTAAGGGGTTTACGCCGAATGGACCTTTTAAGGACGGTCCTGGTGAATTGAACGAAACCATCTCATGCGGAGGTGTCAACGTATCACCTGGAGACTTGGTCATTGGGGATGATGATGGAGTCGTGATTGTTCCAAAGGAGAAAGCAGAAGAGATGCTGTCACGAGCAGAAGAGAAACTAGCCTATGAACATCAAAGATTAAAAACCATTCAGCATTATATGAGTGAAGGAAAAAAGGATATCAGTCTTTTAGCACCCGCATGGCTTGAAGGCAGAATGAAAAAATATCAGGGATAG
- a CDS encoding MurR/RpiR family transcriptional regulator: MEDLIHKLQHKVAFLTDAQRRIADYIVQNPMEVAFLTVDKLASKVGTSTATIMRFSAAMGYSGFSEFQKELQSTMKHKAAPQTRLEANLKHSNKSKLLHNHVELQFQNIQYALDNITEETFQQIVGKIASARHVLCTSVRSGRPVGEYMSLGINRLLGNCQYIDADQSDWVDDLVHFNSSDFIIAVSYPRYAKRMKDLLEAAKSYGVEVLLITDSYSSPLTKYAQYVLPCSSASVGSHNSVVSAIFIVDFILSALAMNDPERTKPRLDQINHMLTKMSYHTTQ, encoded by the coding sequence ATGGAAGATTTAATACATAAGCTTCAGCATAAGGTCGCGTTTTTAACCGATGCACAGAGGAGAATAGCAGATTATATCGTACAAAATCCAATGGAGGTCGCGTTTTTGACTGTAGATAAATTGGCATCAAAAGTAGGGACAAGTACAGCTACCATCATGAGGTTCTCTGCTGCTATGGGGTATTCCGGTTTCTCTGAGTTTCAAAAAGAGCTTCAATCGACGATGAAGCATAAAGCTGCCCCTCAAACGAGACTTGAAGCGAATTTAAAGCACTCAAATAAGAGTAAGCTCTTACATAATCATGTAGAGCTGCAATTTCAAAATATCCAGTACGCATTGGACAATATCACGGAAGAAACCTTTCAGCAAATTGTTGGGAAAATAGCCAGCGCCCGTCACGTTTTGTGTACAAGTGTCCGAAGTGGAAGACCTGTTGGTGAGTACATGTCATTAGGCATCAACCGGCTATTAGGGAATTGCCAATATATTGATGCAGACCAAAGTGACTGGGTGGATGATCTGGTTCATTTCAACTCTAGTGATTTCATTATAGCAGTCAGCTATCCGCGTTATGCAAAGCGTATGAAGGATTTGCTGGAAGCAGCGAAGTCTTATGGGGTGGAAGTGCTTTTAATTACAGACAGCTACAGCTCGCCACTAACCAAATATGCACAATATGTATTACCATGTTCCTCAGCGAGTGTAGGCTCTCATAACTCCGTTGTATCTGCTATCTTTATCGTCGATTTCATCTTGAGTGCATTAGCGATGAATGACCCTGAAAGGACAAAACCTCGTTTAGATCAAATCAATCATATGTTAACGAAAATGAGTTATCACACAACACAATAG
- the pta gene encoding phosphate acetyltransferase: MADIFSTVQEKVAGKGVKIVFPEGMDERILTAVQKLADGKVLQPIVVGKTQEVEAKAKELGLTLEGVDVYDPHTYEGFEELVQAFVERRKGKATEEQARKALLDENYFGTMLVYKGLADGLVSGAAHSTADTVRPALQIIKTKEGVKKTSGVFIMARGEEQYVFADCAINIAPDSQDLAEIAIESANTAKMFDIEPRVAMLSFSTKGSAKSDETEKVSDAVRIAKEKAPELVLDGEFQFDAAFVPSVAAKKAPDSVIKGDASVFVFPSLEAGNIGYKIAQRLGNFEAVGPILQGLNQPVNDLSRGCNAEDVYNLALITAAQAL; the protein is encoded by the coding sequence GTGGCAGATATTTTTTCAACAGTTCAGGAAAAGGTTGCAGGTAAAGGAGTAAAGATCGTTTTTCCTGAGGGAATGGACGAACGCATTCTAACAGCCGTTCAAAAACTAGCAGATGGCAAAGTATTGCAGCCAATTGTAGTAGGTAAAACACAAGAAGTTGAAGCAAAAGCAAAAGAATTAGGTCTTACACTTGAAGGTGTTGACGTGTATGATCCTCATACATATGAAGGTTTTGAAGAGCTTGTACAAGCTTTCGTAGAAAGACGTAAAGGCAAAGCAACAGAAGAGCAAGCAAGAAAAGCATTACTTGATGAAAACTACTTCGGTACGATGCTTGTGTATAAAGGTCTTGCAGACGGACTTGTGAGCGGTGCAGCACATTCAACTGCTGACACAGTGCGCCCAGCACTTCAAATCATTAAAACAAAAGAAGGCGTAAAGAAAACATCTGGTGTCTTCATCATGGCTCGCGGCGAAGAGCAATATGTGTTTGCTGATTGTGCGATCAACATTGCACCAGACAGCCAAGATCTAGCTGAAATTGCAATTGAAAGTGCAAACACAGCCAAAATGTTTGATATCGAACCACGTGTGGCAATGCTTAGCTTCTCTACAAAAGGCTCAGCAAAATCAGACGAAACTGAAAAAGTATCTGACGCAGTTCGCATTGCAAAAGAAAAAGCACCTGAGCTTGTACTTGATGGAGAATTTCAATTCGATGCAGCTTTCGTTCCTTCAGTAGCAGCGAAAAAAGCGCCAGACTCCGTCATCAAAGGCGATGCAAGCGTATTTGTTTTCCCTAGCCTAGAAGCTGGAAACATCGGCTACAAAATTGCACAGCGCTTAGGTAACTTTGAAGCTGTAGGTCCAATCTTGCAAGGTCTAAACCAACCAGTAAACGACCTTTCAAGAGGCTGTAATGCCGAAGACGTTTACAACCTTGCGCTTATCACAGCAGCTCAAGCACTATAA
- the hemQ gene encoding hydrogen peroxide-dependent heme synthase, whose product MSEQHTTNEAAQTLDGWYALHDFRTIDWTAWKLLTSDERQAIIHEFTGLLEKWKIAEHNQAGSQTIYSIVGQKADIMLMILRPTMEELGEIELEFNKTRLAEFTIPAYSYVSVVELSNYLAGGGDGGDPYENPHVRARLYPELPTSQYVCFYPMDKRRSGNDNWYMLSMDERKSLMRSHGLIGRSYAGKVKQIITGSVGFDDYEWGVTLFSDDVLQFKKLVYEMRFDEVSARYGEFGSFFVGNRLANEQLASYFHV is encoded by the coding sequence ATGAGCGAACAACACACAACAAATGAAGCAGCTCAAACACTAGATGGCTGGTATGCGCTGCATGATTTTAGAACGATCGACTGGACAGCTTGGAAGCTGCTGACAAGTGATGAGCGTCAAGCAATTATTCATGAGTTCACAGGTCTATTAGAAAAATGGAAAATAGCTGAGCACAATCAGGCTGGAAGCCAAACAATCTATAGTATTGTCGGCCAAAAAGCAGATATTATGCTGATGATTTTACGTCCAACCATGGAAGAACTGGGTGAAATTGAACTTGAATTCAACAAAACACGACTAGCAGAGTTTACGATTCCAGCTTATTCGTACGTTTCAGTTGTGGAACTCAGCAACTACTTAGCTGGAGGCGGAGATGGCGGAGACCCTTACGAGAATCCGCATGTACGTGCACGTCTATACCCAGAGCTCCCTACTTCTCAATACGTGTGCTTCTATCCAATGGATAAAAGACGTTCCGGCAATGACAACTGGTACATGCTCTCCATGGATGAGCGTAAATCCCTCATGAGAAGCCACGGCTTAATTGGCCGCAGCTATGCAGGGAAAGTCAAGCAGATCATTACAGGCTCCGTCGGTTTTGATGATTATGAGTGGGGCGTCACTCTTTTCTCTGACGATGTTCTTCAGTTTAAAAAATTGGTTTATGAAATGCGCTTTGATGAAGTCAGTGCCCGTTACGGCGAATTCGGTTCCTTCTTTGTTGGAAACCGCCTAGCAAACGAGCAGCTGGCGTCTTATTTCCATGTATGA
- a CDS encoding MFS transporter has protein sequence MKNFPIAIFALTLGAFSIGMTEFVIMGLLPNVANDLHVSISASGQLITGYALGVAVGGPILTLSTGKMSRKRLLILLMILFVAGNVVAAISTSYGLLMAARILTSFAHGTFFGVGAIMAARLVPKEKSASAISFMFTGLTVANVLGVPFGTFIGNQFGWRMSFLVIAVIGLISLIGIISLVPNQSKEEVLDIRNEVSVLKKPQVLVSFAMTIFGFAGVFTAFTYISPILLQVTGFQENGVTLILVLFGIGVTIGNLVGGKLADWKLMPSIIVALILLMAVLLLFTVTSEFKVPAVLTIFVWGIISFILVPTLQYRTMNMAHEAPTLASTLSHSAFNIGNAGGAALGGLAIELTHLQLVPLFAAAVTFIGLIITIMSYQSDRQTKRT, from the coding sequence ATGAAAAACTTCCCCATCGCTATTTTTGCTTTAACGCTTGGTGCGTTTTCGATTGGTATGACTGAATTTGTCATTATGGGACTTTTGCCAAACGTCGCAAATGATCTTCATGTTTCCATCTCTGCTTCAGGGCAGTTGATTACTGGATATGCACTTGGTGTCGCAGTCGGCGGACCTATTTTGACATTATCAACTGGGAAAATGTCGAGAAAACGTCTTCTCATTCTATTAATGATCTTGTTCGTAGCAGGAAATGTTGTCGCCGCTATATCTACCTCTTATGGTTTGTTAATGGCTGCACGTATTTTAACATCATTTGCTCACGGTACCTTCTTCGGTGTCGGAGCGATCATGGCTGCACGGCTTGTGCCTAAGGAGAAAAGTGCAAGTGCGATCAGCTTTATGTTTACGGGACTGACAGTCGCCAATGTACTGGGCGTGCCGTTTGGTACCTTCATCGGAAATCAATTCGGGTGGCGTATGTCGTTTCTCGTCATTGCCGTCATTGGTCTCATTTCCTTAATCGGTATCATCAGCTTAGTACCCAATCAATCGAAGGAAGAAGTACTGGATATTCGAAATGAAGTGTCTGTTTTGAAAAAACCACAGGTACTCGTTTCCTTTGCAATGACGATCTTTGGTTTTGCAGGTGTGTTTACAGCCTTTACGTATATCAGCCCAATTCTACTGCAAGTGACCGGCTTTCAGGAAAATGGGGTCACGCTCATTCTTGTTCTCTTTGGAATTGGGGTGACCATCGGGAATTTAGTTGGCGGAAAACTTGCTGACTGGAAACTGATGCCGAGTATTATAGTCGCATTGATCTTGCTGATGGCTGTCCTATTATTGTTTACGGTCACTTCCGAATTCAAAGTGCCTGCTGTACTGACCATTTTTGTGTGGGGAATCATTTCATTTATTCTTGTTCCTACCTTGCAATACCGCACGATGAACATGGCGCATGAAGCACCGACACTCGCATCAACGCTTAGCCATTCTGCCTTTAATATCGGGAATGCCGGCGGTGCAGCGCTTGGCGGTCTAGCCATCGAACTTACACATTTACAGCTTGTTCCGTTATTTGCTGCAGCTGTAACCTTCATTGGGCTCATCATTACGATCATGAGCTATCAGTCAGATAGACAAACAAAAAGGACCTGA
- a CDS encoding Lrp/AsnC family transcriptional regulator: MKITDVDVHILNELKEDARLSMRELSKRVNLSAPAVAERVRKLEDAGIIEGYSVQVNYKKLGLMIDCLLEVTVLNGEYQRFVAFMNQHPRAFFAYRVAGQSCFFIKLSVASLEEIEAFIQAVSGFTKTVSHIVLSEHSFSHPVQERVKQIEEPEMTVMK; encoded by the coding sequence ATGAAAATCACCGATGTTGATGTGCATATTTTAAATGAATTGAAAGAAGATGCTCGCTTATCCATGAGGGAATTGTCCAAACGAGTCAACTTATCCGCACCTGCGGTAGCAGAAAGAGTGCGTAAATTAGAGGATGCAGGGATTATCGAAGGGTATTCAGTTCAGGTCAACTATAAAAAATTAGGGCTTATGATTGACTGCTTGCTGGAGGTCACAGTGCTAAACGGAGAGTATCAGCGTTTTGTGGCTTTTATGAATCAGCATCCACGCGCTTTTTTTGCTTATCGAGTGGCAGGGCAGTCTTGTTTTTTCATTAAGCTGTCAGTGGCTTCCCTTGAAGAAATTGAAGCCTTTATTCAGGCAGTGTCTGGATTTACAAAAACCGTCTCTCATATTGTCTTGTCCGAGCACTCCTTTTCTCACCCAGTTCAGGAACGAGTGAAACAAATAGAAGAGCCAGAAATGACCGTGATGAAATAA